The Chloroflexota bacterium genomic sequence AGCAGTGGGACGATGGCAACAACGTGGTGGCCTTGCAGCCCGGTGTCGTCATAGCCTACAACCGCAACGAGTGGACCAATGCGCGACTGCGCCAGGCCGGCGTCACCGTGCTGGAGATCGACGGCTCCGAACTG encodes the following:
- a CDS encoding arginine deiminase family protein; amino-acid sequence: QWDDGNNVVALQPGVVIAYNRNEWTNARLRQAGVTVLEIDGSELGRGRGGGHCMTCPVWREPAYD